One segment of bacterium DNA contains the following:
- a CDS encoding OmpA family protein, producing MKTFVSSVLFVCALCLFALTALGDPLDTEGCVDPPQFNRLPGYVINNCEINDFNAFDFPMAGDETTVQRAEGKFWKVDYYFHEGKAASYVGLLHNFKNAVEKAGGKVVYLDDKDMMRLTGKISKGAAETWVHVAGRDDGAGYTLVVVQKEAMKQEITSNIMLDSLNATGHIALAINFDTGKATIKDDSKPIIEQMVDLMKSNAGLKVEIQGHTDNVGKSDANQKLSEERAASVKKALVDNGIDAARMSAVGYGDTKPVADNKTDEGKAQNRRVELVKK from the coding sequence GCCCTGACGGCTTTGGGTGATCCTTTAGATACCGAAGGCTGTGTGGATCCGCCGCAGTTCAACCGTCTGCCCGGCTATGTTATCAACAACTGTGAGATCAACGACTTTAACGCCTTTGATTTTCCCATGGCGGGCGACGAGACCACGGTGCAGCGCGCGGAAGGGAAGTTCTGGAAGGTGGACTACTATTTCCACGAAGGCAAGGCGGCATCCTATGTGGGCCTGCTGCACAATTTCAAGAACGCCGTGGAAAAGGCCGGGGGCAAAGTGGTCTACCTCGACGACAAGGATATGATGCGTCTGACGGGAAAGATCAGTAAGGGTGCGGCGGAGACCTGGGTGCACGTGGCCGGACGCGACGACGGCGCGGGCTACACGCTGGTGGTGGTGCAGAAAGAAGCTATGAAGCAGGAGATCACCTCCAACATCATGCTGGACTCGCTGAACGCCACGGGGCATATTGCGCTGGCCATCAATTTCGATACCGGCAAGGCAACGATCAAGGACGATTCCAAGCCGATCATCGAGCAGATGGTGGACCTGATGAAGAGCAACGCCGGTCTGAAGGTGGAGATCCAGGGGCACACGGATAATGTCGGCAAGAGCGATGCCAATCAGAAGCTGTCTGAAGAACGCGCCGCGAGTGTCAAAAAGGCGCTGGTGGATAACGGGATTGATGCCGCGCGCATGAGCGCCGTTGGATACGGTGACACCAAGCCTGTCGCCGACAACAAGACCGACGAAGGCAAAGCGCAGAACCGCAGAGTGGAACTGGTCAAAAAATAG
- a CDS encoding TfoX/Sxy family protein, with protein MPVSEDYLAYVLEQMRLVRGVTTRKMFGALCLFHQAKAFALIDEDVLYLKVDDSNRGNFVAAGMSAFTPDANKPEYKMNYFEVPIDVLEEPEALREWAKKAIAVANKAALKKRKKA; from the coding sequence ATGCCGGTTTCTGAAGATTATCTTGCGTACGTGCTCGAGCAGATGCGACTCGTGCGCGGTGTGACGACGAGAAAGATGTTCGGCGCGCTTTGCCTGTTTCATCAGGCCAAGGCCTTTGCGCTGATTGACGAGGACGTGCTGTATCTGAAGGTGGATGATTCCAACCGCGGGAATTTTGTGGCGGCAGGAATGAGCGCGTTTACACCCGATGCCAACAAGCCCGAGTACAAGATGAACTATTTTGAAGTGCCCATCGATGTGCTCGAAGAGCCGGAGGCGCTGCGGGAGTGGGCGAAGAAGGCGATTGCCGTAGCCAACAAGGCGGCCCTTAAGAAGAGGAAGAAAGCATGA
- a CDS encoding transposase → MSQGDDDLPHRKITRLPWYDYAGRGGYSVTICTWQRAELFGKIYDGKMLMSREGEIAASDWLQIPTHYPKIVLNVFVIMPNHMHGILFLPQAEYDEALRIGPDTASRVPTRTFGPLHPCSLHTIVGNYKAGVTRKIRATVNQPIIVWQSRFHEHIIRDEVDLSNHQQYIKNNPSNWERDKHNPDFVE, encoded by the coding sequence ATGTCGCAAGGCGACGATGATCTGCCACATCGAAAAATCACTCGGCTCCCGTGGTATGATTACGCAGGTCGTGGGGGATATTCCGTCACCATCTGCACATGGCAGCGTGCGGAGTTGTTCGGAAAAATATATGACGGCAAAATGTTGATGAGCCGGGAAGGTGAGATCGCCGCATCAGATTGGCTCCAAATTCCAACGCATTATCCAAAGATCGTGCTCAATGTATTTGTGATCATGCCGAACCACATGCATGGTATTCTCTTTCTTCCCCAAGCGGAATATGATGAGGCTCTTCGAATCGGGCCGGACACGGCAAGCCGTGTCCCTACCCGTACTTTTGGACCTTTGCATCCATGCTCGCTGCATACGATTGTCGGCAATTACAAAGCAGGCGTGACTCGCAAGATTCGAGCAACGGTTAACCAGCCAATCATTGTTTGGCAATCCCGTTTCCACGAGCACATTATCCGCGATGAGGTCGATCTTTCAAATCACCAGCAGTATATTAAAAACAATCCTTCAAATTGGGAGCGGGACAAGCATAATCCGGACTTTGTCGAATGA
- the mnmG gene encoding tRNA uridine-5-carboxymethylaminomethyl(34) synthesis enzyme MnmG produces MTSSYDILIIGGGHAGCEAALACARMGLRTCLVTQNLQTIGQMSCNPAVGGLAKGQLVKEIDALGGEMGRVTDLATLQFRMLNRSKGPAVWSPRAQCDRQLYARTMRQALDAQKNLDLKQNMAIDFGTAGGRLSEVICVTGQRFECRAAVLCAGTFLNGLIHMGEFSMPAGRIGEGPATQLSENLLRKDFNLGRLKTGTPPRLDGRSIDYSKCEPQPGDGRIIPFSKRTQAKYSKQLSCYLTRTTEETHDILRNGLTRSPLFSGKIVGRGPRYCPSIEDKIVRFADKDHHQIFLEPEGWETAEVYMNGFSSSLPEEIQYAALRTVPGLEKAEMMRPGYAVEYDFFPAHQIHYSLETKPLEGLFFAGQINGTTGYEEAAAQGLMAGINAARKVKGEEPLILRRDQAYIGVLVDDLIRKTPEEPYRMFTSRAEYRLLLRQDNADLRLTDIGRGLGLVSDEQYELCQQKKQLIADVEGFLAETKLEELSDSGILADPSLKGIRFAALLKRPEISLTDLLATQPELSAIRRIGEDEDLLAAVEMDVKYEGYVKRETLRAEQLQALEGMKLPVDLDYAQIVSISSEGREKLGRYRPQTLGQAGRIDGVSPSDCSALLIHLKKMKRS; encoded by the coding sequence ATGACTTCTTCTTATGACATCCTTATTATAGGTGGTGGCCATGCGGGGTGCGAGGCGGCGCTGGCGTGTGCGCGCATGGGACTACGCACCTGTCTGGTGACGCAGAATCTGCAAACCATCGGGCAAATGTCGTGTAATCCTGCGGTTGGAGGGCTTGCCAAGGGGCAACTGGTTAAGGAAATTGACGCGTTGGGCGGGGAGATGGGGCGCGTTACCGACCTTGCAACCCTGCAATTCCGCATGCTGAACCGCTCCAAGGGGCCGGCGGTCTGGTCGCCGCGCGCGCAGTGTGACCGGCAACTCTATGCCCGGACCATGCGGCAAGCACTGGATGCTCAGAAAAATCTTGATCTTAAGCAGAACATGGCGATTGACTTCGGCACGGCGGGCGGCCGTCTTTCCGAAGTCATCTGCGTGACCGGCCAGCGCTTCGAGTGTCGCGCCGCGGTGCTGTGTGCGGGGACTTTTTTGAATGGCCTGATCCATATGGGAGAGTTCTCGATGCCGGCGGGACGGATCGGCGAAGGGCCGGCCACGCAGCTTTCCGAAAATTTGTTACGCAAAGACTTTAACCTTGGTCGACTGAAAACCGGTACGCCCCCACGGCTGGATGGCCGCAGCATTGACTACAGCAAGTGCGAACCGCAGCCGGGAGACGGGCGGATTATTCCCTTCTCCAAGCGCACGCAAGCCAAATATAGTAAACAACTTAGTTGTTATCTTACGCGGACTACCGAAGAGACGCACGACATTCTTAGAAATGGTCTTACGCGCTCGCCGCTCTTCTCGGGTAAAATTGTGGGCCGGGGACCGCGCTACTGCCCATCCATTGAAGACAAGATTGTGCGCTTTGCCGACAAGGATCATCACCAGATCTTCCTCGAGCCCGAAGGCTGGGAGACGGCGGAAGTTTATATGAATGGCTTCAGTTCGAGCCTGCCCGAAGAGATCCAGTACGCCGCCCTGCGCACCGTGCCGGGACTGGAAAAGGCGGAGATGATGCGGCCCGGCTATGCAGTGGAGTACGACTTTTTTCCCGCGCATCAGATCCATTACTCTTTGGAAACCAAGCCATTAGAGGGACTGTTCTTTGCCGGGCAGATCAACGGCACCACGGGTTATGAGGAAGCCGCGGCACAGGGGTTGATGGCCGGGATCAATGCGGCCAGGAAGGTCAAAGGAGAAGAGCCGCTGATTCTGCGCCGCGATCAGGCGTATATCGGGGTGCTGGTGGATGATCTGATCCGCAAGACTCCCGAAGAGCCCTACCGCATGTTTACCTCCCGCGCCGAGTACCGGCTGCTGCTGCGCCAGGACAATGCGGACTTGCGCCTGACGGACATTGGACGCGGCCTTGGCTTGGTTAGCGATGAGCAATACGAGCTTTGCCAGCAGAAGAAGCAGCTCATTGCCGATGTGGAAGGCTTCTTAGCCGAAACGAAGCTGGAAGAGCTATCCGACAGCGGTATCCTGGCTGATCCCAGCCTGAAAGGGATCCGCTTTGCGGCACTTTTGAAGCGGCCGGAGATTTCCCTGACCGATCTGCTGGCCACACAGCCGGAGTTGTCCGCCATCCGCCGCATCGGCGAGGATGAAGACCTGCTGGCCGCCGTGGAGATGGATGTTAAGTACGAAGGCTATGTCAAACGGGAAACGCTGCGCGCCGAACAGTTGCAGGCCTTGGAGGGGATGAAGCTCCCGGTTGATCTTGATTATGCGCAGATTGTGTCTATCTCCTCTGAAGGTCGGGAGAAGCTGGGCCGCTACCGCCCGCAAACCCTTGGTCAGGCGGGCCGGATTGACGGCGTGAGCCCGTCCGACTGCAGTGCCCTGCTGATTCATCTGAAAAAGATGAAGAGATCCTGA
- the rsmG gene encoding 16S rRNA (guanine(527)-N(7))-methyltransferase RsmG, whose amino-acid sequence MTKKIFEAIQGLGWEADDVRWTALAHFATRVEQAGLSLVSHADRERLVHRHIQPSIEGLSCVPESGELLDVGSGGGFPAIPIALARPKLTVTMVESNSRKSAFLQRVSRETGLTNVQVVNWRVESLGALYRGYYHVITARSVADLPELIKWTRKYLVEDGYWLLWKGKKWRDEANLDRLKVELADERTLSDGGRLVLLRRMKAEG is encoded by the coding sequence ATGACCAAAAAAATCTTTGAAGCTATTCAAGGCCTGGGCTGGGAAGCGGATGATGTCCGCTGGACGGCGCTGGCCCACTTTGCCACGCGCGTTGAGCAGGCGGGCCTTTCGCTCGTGTCTCATGCCGACCGGGAGCGGCTGGTGCACCGCCATATCCAGCCCAGCATTGAAGGGCTATCCTGTGTCCCGGAATCGGGGGAACTGTTGGATGTGGGCTCCGGCGGGGGCTTTCCGGCCATCCCCATTGCCTTGGCGCGCCCCAAGCTTACGGTCACGATGGTGGAGTCAAACTCCAGAAAATCAGCATTTTTGCAGCGCGTTTCACGTGAAACGGGCCTGACTAATGTGCAGGTGGTTAACTGGCGGGTGGAAAGTCTGGGAGCACTCTACCGCGGCTATTACCATGTGATTACCGCCCGTTCCGTGGCGGATCTGCCCGAGCTGATCAAATGGACCCGCAAGTATCTGGTGGAAGACGGCTACTGGCTGCTCTGGAAAGGCAAGAAGTGGCGGGATGAAGCCAACCTCGACCGCCTGAAAGTCGAGCTGGCCGATGAACGGACCTTGAGCGACGGCGGACGGCTGGTGCTTTTGAGAAGGATGAAGGCGGAAGGATGA
- the murQ gene encoding N-acetylmuramic acid 6-phosphate etherase — MTKSVFEELQGLTTEQRNPATMRLDTMSVPEILLAMNEQDRTVPERVAAALPDIEQAVNLIVPALQRGGRLIYVGAGTSGRLGVLDAAECPPTFGTEPWQVQGFIAGGYGALVKAVEGAEDNAGQAVRDLDLCSLCANDVVCGITASRRTPYVISSLQYARERGSKTVFIICNDPPPPTPPQAGGTDDFADVVISVPVGPEALTGSTRLKAGTATKLVLNMLTTASMVRLGKCYENLMVDLRTTSEKLKARMRRILMDLTQCDYEWADALMKDADGELKTALVMHWKNVGADRARELLEANGGVIRRVIEGTHDAN; from the coding sequence ATGACGAAATCTGTTTTCGAAGAACTTCAGGGTCTGACTACCGAGCAGCGTAATCCGGCCACCATGCGGCTGGATACGATGTCGGTGCCGGAGATTCTGCTGGCGATGAATGAGCAGGACCGCACCGTGCCGGAGCGAGTGGCGGCGGCCCTGCCGGATATTGAGCAGGCGGTGAACCTGATTGTCCCGGCCCTGCAGCGCGGCGGCCGGCTGATTTATGTGGGTGCGGGGACCTCCGGCCGGCTGGGTGTTTTGGATGCCGCCGAGTGTCCACCGACCTTTGGCACCGAACCCTGGCAGGTGCAAGGGTTTATTGCGGGCGGTTATGGAGCCTTAGTCAAGGCGGTGGAAGGCGCGGAAGATAACGCCGGACAGGCCGTGCGCGACTTGGATTTGTGTTCTTTATGCGCCAATGATGTGGTCTGCGGAATTACGGCCTCGCGGCGCACGCCATATGTTATCAGTAGTTTGCAGTACGCACGCGAGCGGGGTAGCAAGACAGTGTTTATTATATGCAACGATCCGCCTCCCCCTACCCCCCCGCAAGCAGGGGGGACAGACGACTTTGCCGATGTGGTGATTTCTGTCCCGGTAGGGCCTGAAGCCCTGACGGGCTCGACCCGCCTGAAAGCCGGCACCGCTACCAAGTTGGTGCTGAACATGCTGACCACGGCTTCGATGGTGCGGCTGGGCAAGTGCTATGAGAACCTGATGGTGGATTTGCGTACGACCTCGGAAAAACTCAAAGCTCGCATGCGCCGCATCCTGATGGACCTCACCCAATGCGACTATGAGTGGGCCGATGCCTTAATGAAAGATGCCGACGGTGAACTGAAGACGGCCCTGGTGATGCATTGGAAAAATGTCGGCGCGGACAGAGCGCGGGAATTGCTCGAAGCGAACGGCGGAGTGATAAGAAGAGTGATTGAAGGAACGCATGATGCTAATTGA
- a CDS encoding RNA-directed DNA polymerase, with the protein MPDFETLAVRALNEYRNLYGPTYLGLRLLLDSVIVDPKSEYGARLITRKLLSGFEPRCRSFQGIKSANIKGQPEYRTFTTCSPMTCMIEAFILAFLGKQSQFNSHTAVYSYQWPPSLRSGRSFAFYMHGFTKLNSHISTLLTDQQAEGVLITDIKRFYASVRTEPLLRRLREKLHSIEDTRYSDAIENFAAALTNTSGSGGIPVGPLLSAMLGNVALERVDTELSKSFPNKYCRYVDDIFIVCSRAEEKLVRQRIAAVLENEGLVMHERKTDYVSRETWQRHHSGLYEPTAEPQFQDLVSGLVTYLAVHPDKVNDLRGIFADAGVNIPLSRLAAISTSPRWWGYIAWKSRKCGLRPLHFVKSIFVNQKTILQMAIQMRDRYSRQLEQIVAKGIPLGTAERKWFARECRYYANRLLYLRPVDDLPELLKVLPSIDELGENRLLIEAYVSKDVSTLLRYPGRVVSAFAELWSETQSSPPKVFLSDYIDPTVFESLCVLSLYRVLEVDIADRHSLDSSSNQLYDFCAGAAPRQRELNDLSYIDELRTLQLGRSKEQQRDLMIKRFSPDETLSLRLLRLGAGSYVSG; encoded by the coding sequence ATGCCAGACTTTGAGACCCTTGCCGTGAGAGCCTTAAACGAATACCGCAACCTCTATGGTCCAACGTATCTGGGGCTTAGGCTGCTACTGGACTCGGTAATTGTAGATCCAAAGTCCGAATATGGCGCGCGCCTGATTACACGCAAATTGCTCTCAGGTTTTGAGCCTAGGTGTCGTTCCTTTCAGGGCATCAAAAGTGCCAACATTAAAGGGCAACCAGAATACCGAACCTTCACGACGTGCAGTCCCATGACATGTATGATTGAAGCGTTCATATTGGCGTTCTTGGGTAAACAATCGCAGTTCAACAGCCACACCGCAGTTTACAGCTACCAATGGCCGCCGTCGCTAAGAAGCGGAAGGAGTTTCGCTTTTTACATGCATGGCTTCACAAAGCTGAATTCCCACATCTCAACACTTCTGACAGATCAGCAAGCGGAGGGAGTGCTGATTACTGACATCAAGAGATTCTACGCAAGCGTTCGAACCGAACCGTTGCTCAGGAGACTTCGGGAAAAATTACACTCGATTGAGGACACTAGATATTCCGATGCAATCGAGAATTTTGCAGCAGCATTGACAAACACCAGCGGTTCAGGAGGAATTCCGGTTGGCCCGCTCCTGAGTGCCATGCTAGGCAACGTAGCATTGGAACGTGTAGACACGGAATTAAGCAAGTCTTTTCCCAACAAATATTGTCGTTATGTGGACGACATCTTCATCGTTTGTTCGAGGGCCGAAGAAAAGCTCGTCAGGCAGCGGATCGCGGCGGTGCTCGAAAACGAAGGGTTGGTTATGCACGAGCGAAAAACTGATTACGTCAGCCGCGAAACTTGGCAAAGACACCACTCTGGCCTTTATGAACCAACGGCTGAACCGCAGTTTCAAGATCTTGTGAGTGGATTGGTCACCTACCTTGCTGTACATCCGGACAAAGTGAATGACCTTCGAGGGATTTTCGCCGACGCAGGAGTGAACATCCCTCTCAGTCGGCTCGCCGCGATCTCGACGAGCCCACGATGGTGGGGCTACATAGCTTGGAAAAGTCGCAAATGCGGTCTGCGCCCACTACACTTCGTGAAGTCCATATTCGTAAATCAAAAGACAATTCTACAAATGGCTATCCAGATGCGCGATAGGTATTCGCGCCAACTGGAACAGATCGTGGCCAAGGGAATACCATTAGGAACTGCTGAACGAAAGTGGTTCGCCCGCGAATGCAGGTACTATGCAAACCGACTTCTTTACTTGCGCCCGGTAGATGACCTTCCAGAGTTGTTGAAAGTCTTGCCATCGATTGATGAACTTGGCGAGAACCGCCTCCTGATCGAAGCTTACGTTAGCAAAGACGTATCTACTCTCCTCAGGTATCCTGGTCGAGTTGTGTCAGCATTTGCCGAACTGTGGTCAGAGACACAATCATCACCTCCCAAGGTATTCCTCTCTGACTACATTGATCCAACCGTGTTTGAGAGCCTCTGTGTTCTCTCGCTTTACCGTGTCTTAGAGGTTGACATCGCCGATCGCCATTCGCTCGATTCATCCTCAAATCAGCTTTACGATTTTTGCGCCGGTGCTGCTCCGCGTCAGCGAGAACTGAACGATCTGTCATATATTGATGAACTGCGGACGCTTCAATTAGGAAGATCGAAAGAGCAACAGCGCGACCTCATGATCAAGAGGTTTAGCCCGGACGAGACACTATCGTTGCGATTGCTGCGGCTTGGCGCGGGATCGTATGTCAGTGGATAG
- a CDS encoding SRPBCC domain-containing protein, giving the protein MATKKTVKKTAKKAAKKAVKKTAKKELPPRVEKQKLPVGKGPITYTTSNTFKASVSKVWDAATKREHLIKYFLDDMRGSFDKPGTVEWYWKEWGWMPVEVVKYVKNKELVIQAQEMMGGKYKTTIRYEILRKDNKTIFRVHESGYRSKDLKSAFMMCEGWTEFHCYLKAHLMGVDLRKAG; this is encoded by the coding sequence ATGGCCACGAAGAAAACTGTAAAGAAGACCGCGAAGAAAGCAGCCAAGAAGGCAGTAAAGAAGACGGCGAAGAAGGAACTGCCGCCGAGAGTCGAGAAGCAGAAGTTGCCGGTGGGCAAGGGGCCGATCACGTACACGACCTCGAACACGTTCAAGGCGTCGGTTTCCAAAGTGTGGGACGCGGCCACGAAGCGCGAACACCTCATCAAGTATTTCCTCGATGACATGCGCGGCAGCTTCGACAAGCCGGGCACGGTGGAATGGTATTGGAAAGAGTGGGGCTGGATGCCGGTGGAAGTGGTGAAGTATGTCAAGAACAAAGAACTGGTGATTCAGGCACAGGAGATGATGGGTGGCAAATACAAGACCACCATCCGCTATGAAATCCTGCGCAAGGACAACAAGACCATCTTCCGCGTCCACGAGAGCGGTTACCGGAGCAAGGACCTCAAGAGCGCCTTCATGATGTGTGAAGGCTGGACGGAATTCCATTGCTATCTGAAGGCCCACCTGATGGGTGTGGATCTGCGCAAGGCGGGCTAA
- a CDS encoding YdeI/OmpD-associated family protein, protein MKTGRTFKTLHLTTREDWRTWLEKHHDRESEVWLVFYKRHTGKPRIAYDDAVEEALCFGWIDSLVKRLDEECYAQKFTPRKAGSKWSDSNRARVKKLLKAGLMTEAGRAVLENRKAEIGNRKEEKTALEVGADVTMAIQANAPAAKYFATLPPGYVRMCMKWINDAKRPATRTKRIAEFVGLCAGGKRIGLK, encoded by the coding sequence TTGAAAACCGGCCGTACGTTCAAGACCCTGCATCTGACCACGCGTGAGGACTGGCGCACGTGGCTGGAGAAGCATCATGACCGCGAGAGCGAAGTCTGGCTGGTGTTCTATAAGCGGCACACCGGCAAGCCGCGTATTGCCTATGACGATGCGGTGGAGGAAGCGCTCTGCTTCGGCTGGATTGACAGCCTGGTGAAACGGCTCGATGAGGAGTGCTACGCGCAGAAGTTCACCCCGCGCAAGGCGGGCAGTAAGTGGTCGGACTCCAACCGCGCGCGGGTGAAAAAACTGCTCAAGGCGGGATTGATGACCGAGGCGGGGAGAGCGGTTTTGGAAAATAGGAAAGCTGAAATAGGAAATAGGAAAGAAGAGAAGACCGCGCTCGAGGTCGGCGCGGATGTGACGATGGCGATTCAGGCAAATGCCCCGGCGGCAAAGTATTTTGCCACGCTGCCGCCGGGGTATGTGCGGATGTGCATGAAATGGATTAACGATGCCAAGCGGCCCGCAACGCGCACGAAACGGATTGCGGAATTTGTGGGCCTGTGCGCGGGAGGGAAGAGGATCGGATTGAAATAG
- a CDS encoding sulfite exporter TauE/SafE family protein gives MNTFEFTLITFAGAVVAGLLGSLTGLGGGVVITPMLTLLFGVDIRYAIGASLVTVIATSSGAAAAYVKEGFTNIRVGMFLEVATTFGALIGAGLAGLISPHVIAVIFGLVLIYSSIATLNPPQEIADGTPSDPLAAKLRLGSTYPTANGKKAYSVHKVGAGFSLMTFAGILSGLLGIGSGALKVLAMDRLMRLPFKVSTTTSNFMIGVTAAASAGVYLHRGYIDPALAFPIMLGTLGGATFGSRVLPKTRNRTLRIIFSIVIFGLAAEMMYNGFAGKM, from the coding sequence GTGAACACTTTCGAATTTACTTTAATCACCTTTGCCGGTGCGGTGGTTGCGGGGCTGTTGGGCTCGCTGACGGGCTTGGGCGGTGGGGTGGTGATTACGCCCATGCTTACGCTGCTGTTCGGCGTGGATATCCGCTATGCCATCGGCGCGTCTCTGGTGACGGTGATTGCCACCTCCTCGGGCGCGGCGGCGGCCTATGTCAAAGAGGGCTTCACCAACATCCGGGTGGGGATGTTCCTTGAAGTGGCCACCACCTTCGGCGCGCTGATCGGCGCGGGACTGGCGGGCCTCATCTCGCCGCATGTGATTGCCGTGATCTTCGGCCTGGTGCTGATCTACTCTTCGATTGCCACGCTGAATCCGCCCCAGGAAATTGCCGACGGCACACCGTCCGATCCACTGGCAGCGAAACTGCGTCTGGGCAGCACCTATCCGACCGCCAATGGCAAGAAAGCTTATTCGGTGCACAAGGTCGGCGCGGGATTTTCCCTGATGACCTTTGCCGGAATTCTCTCCGGTCTTTTGGGCATTGGCTCCGGCGCGCTGAAAGTGCTGGCCATGGACCGCCTGATGCGGCTGCCCTTCAAGGTCTCCACCACCACCAGCAATTTTATGATTGGCGTCACGGCGGCGGCCAGTGCGGGGGTCTATCTGCACCGCGGCTACATCGATCCGGCGCTGGCCTTTCCGATTATGCTGGGCACGTTGGGCGGCGCCACCTTCGGCTCGCGCGTCCTGCCCAAGACACGCAACCGGACGCTGCGCATTATCTTCAGCATCGTGATTTTCGGTCTGGCGGCGGAGATGATGTATAACGGCTTTGCGGGGAAGATGTGA
- a CDS encoding DUF1634 domain-containing protein, with the protein MGNLLRAGVLTAAAVVLIGGIFYLLKHGTDIPDYRTFAGESADYTSFSGIFRSVLALMPRGIIQLGLILLIITPVARVLFALLAFIRERDRNFVVITLVVLAFLLYGFLGGKI; encoded by the coding sequence ATGGGGAATCTGCTGCGGGCGGGGGTGCTGACGGCGGCGGCGGTGGTGCTGATCGGTGGCATTTTCTATCTGCTGAAACACGGCACGGACATTCCCGATTACCGCACCTTTGCCGGAGAGTCCGCCGACTACACCAGCTTTTCCGGAATTTTCCGCAGCGTGCTGGCGCTGATGCCGCGCGGGATTATCCAGCTCGGTCTGATCCTGTTGATTATCACTCCGGTGGCGCGGGTGCTGTTTGCGCTGTTGGCTTTCATCCGCGAGCGCGACCGGAACTTTGTTGTGATCACGCTGGTGGTGCTGGCGTTTCTGCTGTACGGATTCCTCGGTGGCAAGATTTGA
- a CDS encoding DUF5698 domain-containing protein — MIEFLHANTWLLLTAVFLSRIADQTLDTFRTISIFRGYRFLAALMGFLTVLIWINVAGQVITNLSSNWYLSVVYAAGFAAGQATGLWVEGRIALGHQFVRILARQEVGIAEKLWEQGYSMTELDGHSKAGPIDVVFVVVKRQKVRELCKLINQLDPEAFFTVEEIKQVGLRHVDPGLVLGRKLLGGVGDFVTYPMREGRKIFLRSQEEEKEDDKEA, encoded by the coding sequence ATGATAGAATTCCTGCACGCCAATACGTGGCTGCTGCTGACCGCGGTGTTTCTCTCGCGGATTGCGGATCAGACACTGGACACCTTCCGCACCATCAGCATTTTCCGCGGCTACCGCTTCTTAGCGGCGCTGATGGGCTTTCTGACGGTGCTGATCTGGATTAATGTGGCGGGGCAGGTGATCACCAACCTCTCCAGCAACTGGTATCTCTCTGTCGTGTATGCGGCGGGGTTTGCGGCGGGGCAGGCGACGGGCTTATGGGTTGAAGGCCGCATTGCGCTGGGGCATCAGTTTGTGCGGATTCTCGCACGGCAGGAAGTCGGCATCGCCGAGAAGCTGTGGGAACAGGGCTACTCCATGACCGAACTGGACGGCCACAGCAAAGCCGGCCCGATTGACGTGGTGTTTGTGGTGGTTAAGCGGCAGAAGGTCCGCGAACTGTGCAAGCTGATCAATCAGCTCGACCCCGAAGCTTTCTTTACCGTTGAAGAGATCAAGCAGGTAGGCCTGCGGCACGTGGATCCGGGCTTGGTGCTGGGCCGCAAACTGCTGGGCGGCGTGGGTGACTTCGTCACCTACCCCATGCGCGAAGGCCGCAAGATTTTTTTGCGCTCGCAGGAAGAAGAGAAAGAGGACGATAAGGAAGCGTAA
- a CDS encoding TMEM175 family protein, giving the protein MEAFSDGVFAIAITLLVLELHVPKPSELHDASLLSVLAEDWPSYFGFILSFFTILIMWFNHHKLFTHIKRSDHVLPYVNGFLLFFITLTPWPTALMAEYLGHPQEQVATSVFAAFFVMMAVSFNLLWRYASHKGRLLARDTDLTEVRRITKMYSLGPTGYFAAFLVSFVSVPLCLIISMLLAIFFAFTGMNLPKDKQRAKGQVAANEPE; this is encoded by the coding sequence ATTGAAGCCTTCAGCGACGGCGTGTTTGCGATTGCGATCACGCTTTTAGTGCTGGAACTGCATGTGCCCAAGCCGTCCGAACTGCACGACGCCAGCCTGTTGAGCGTGCTGGCGGAGGACTGGCCGTCCTATTTCGGTTTCATTTTGAGTTTTTTTACGATTCTCATCATGTGGTTTAACCACCACAAGCTGTTCACGCACATCAAACGCTCGGACCATGTGCTGCCCTATGTCAACGGCTTTCTGCTCTTTTTCATCACGCTCACGCCGTGGCCGACGGCGCTGATGGCCGAGTACCTCGGCCACCCGCAGGAGCAGGTCGCCACCTCGGTCTTTGCGGCGTTCTTTGTAATGATGGCGGTGTCCTTTAATCTGCTGTGGCGGTATGCCAGCCACAAAGGCCGCCTGCTGGCGCGTGATACCGACCTGACCGAAGTGCGGCGCATTACCAAAATGTACTCCCTCGGCCCCACCGGCTACTTCGCCGCCTTTCTGGTATCCTTTGTAAGCGTGCCCCTGTGTCTGATCATCAGCATGCTGCTGGCGATCTTCTTCGCCTTCACCGGCATGAACCTGCCTAAGGACAAACAGCGCGCCAAGGGTCAGGTGGCGGCGAACGAACCGGAATAG